The following proteins come from a genomic window of Limnohabitans sp. 103DPR2:
- a CDS encoding TRAP transporter small permease: MKSLIHLLNGVVGFACRTVLYITLSVTFFILSANVALRYAAGSSLAWASELPELLFPWMIMSGVVLAAQHGSHIAVVIVTQRMGAARRWVLSAGALAVAYLYAWLAWIAVPLMEIAADERTPIMGVPGSVTVGCLMLGFVLLAIVTLSQIPGILSGENDRDNDSEEDNFTGVGA, from the coding sequence GTGAAATCATTGATCCATCTGTTGAATGGTGTGGTGGGGTTCGCTTGTCGAACTGTTCTCTACATTACATTGAGTGTGACGTTCTTCATCCTAAGCGCCAATGTGGCTTTGCGCTATGCAGCAGGGTCCAGCTTGGCCTGGGCTTCTGAGCTACCTGAATTGCTCTTTCCTTGGATGATCATGTCTGGCGTTGTTTTGGCGGCCCAACATGGCTCCCACATTGCTGTGGTCATCGTGACTCAACGCATGGGTGCTGCGCGGCGGTGGGTGCTGTCTGCCGGCGCTTTGGCGGTGGCCTATCTGTATGCCTGGTTGGCTTGGATTGCAGTGCCTTTGATGGAAATTGCGGCAGATGAACGCACGCCCATCATGGGTGTGCCCGGCTCCGTCACCGTGGGTTGTTTGATGCTTGGGTTTGTGCTGCTGGCAATCGTGACCCTGTCTCAAATTCCTGGCATTTTGAGTGGTGAGAACGATAGAGACAACGATTCAGAAGAAGACAATTTCACAGGAGTAGGCGCATGA
- a CDS encoding LysR substrate-binding domain-containing protein, translated as MRSSIPPLSCLMAFESAARRSSFKLAAIELNLTPSAVSHQIAKLEELLEIKLFDRTGRQIQLTTSGQEYLSRLSGALDTISVATDNARKGVNNTLFVHCSPSFASLWLMPRLTDFAKTYPDISLTLSSSVMPSDFDSAQVDLDIRYGLPVWEGVKVVPIYQERLLPLASPEFIKQHNIKKPEDLINLPLINSSVNILQWNDWFASRKIDYIPPQYAYRFERTFMALEAAVQGLGVAFDSSFMADRLIQAGTLVPIFKTEWSLKVEAHHMVFPSRHMHRPEVMNFIEWVQKHTGYHKRK; from the coding sequence ATGCGATCTTCTATCCCTCCCCTTAGTTGCTTGATGGCGTTTGAAAGTGCTGCACGTCGCTCAAGTTTCAAACTCGCTGCCATCGAGTTGAATCTCACGCCATCTGCCGTCAGCCATCAAATTGCAAAACTGGAAGAATTACTTGAGATCAAATTGTTTGACCGAACTGGCAGGCAGATTCAACTCACGACCTCGGGCCAAGAATATTTAAGCCGTTTGTCAGGAGCGCTAGACACCATCAGTGTGGCAACGGACAATGCGCGCAAAGGTGTGAACAACACCTTATTCGTCCATTGCAGCCCCAGTTTTGCAAGTCTGTGGCTCATGCCTAGATTGACGGATTTTGCAAAAACATATCCGGATATTTCTCTCACCTTGTCTTCTTCAGTCATGCCTTCCGACTTTGACAGCGCTCAGGTGGACTTGGACATTCGATACGGATTGCCGGTATGGGAAGGTGTGAAAGTGGTGCCCATTTATCAAGAGCGTTTGCTACCGCTGGCCAGTCCAGAATTCATCAAACAGCACAACATCAAAAAACCCGAAGACTTGATCAACCTGCCGCTGATCAATTCTTCAGTGAACATCTTGCAATGGAATGATTGGTTTGCCAGCAGAAAAATTGACTACATCCCACCGCAATACGCCTATCGCTTTGAACGTACCTTCATGGCTTTAGAAGCCGCTGTGCAGGGTCTAGGTGTTGCTTTTGACAGTAGCTTTATGGCTGATCGACTGATTCAAGCGGGCACACTGGTCCCTATATTTAAAACCGAATGGAGCTTGAAAGTTGAGGCCCATCACATGGTGTTTCCAAGTCGTCACATGCACAGACCAGAGGTGATGAACTTTATTGAATGGGTTCAAAAGCATACGGGATACCACAAGCGAAAATAA
- a CDS encoding TRAP transporter large permease: protein MTTLIIGLFILVALLSIPIAHALVLASVCGLWIAGRVPVDLAIQQMITQTQSFPLIAIPFFMMTGALMVSGKLGQSLVNLLTMMIGRVHGGPAQVGVLSSTIFGGVSGSAVADASAIGSMLIPWLKKLGYPAPFAAGTLAAAATIDILIPPSIPMIVYALVSGASIGALFVAGILPGLLMCGGFMLVCYVQGRRRNFPRDTSPFVWREFAIQLRQAGPALAMPVLIIVFLRFGIATPTEVSVMSTLYALLVSGLVYSDLSWAKLKHAAVEAGVSTGVVLLIIMASSVIGWIVTYEQIPAEFTKFATETLKSPWLIILAMNLIMLATGMFIDLPAAVLLLTPMFVPLASAVGMDSIQLGIMMIVNLSIGLYHPPIGTTLFITSTIAKVRIGDVVVELIPFYLVAIGLLLGFAYLPWLTIY, encoded by the coding sequence ATGACGACGTTGATCATTGGATTGTTTATTCTGGTTGCGCTGCTGTCCATTCCTATTGCACACGCTTTGGTTTTGGCTTCGGTGTGTGGTCTTTGGATTGCTGGACGGGTACCAGTTGATTTGGCCATTCAGCAGATGATCACTCAAACCCAAAGTTTTCCGCTGATTGCCATTCCATTCTTCATGATGACAGGTGCGCTCATGGTGAGCGGAAAACTGGGACAAAGTTTGGTCAATTTGCTGACCATGATGATTGGCCGAGTGCATGGCGGTCCAGCCCAAGTGGGTGTGTTGTCATCTACCATTTTTGGTGGCGTGTCGGGCTCCGCAGTGGCTGATGCCTCTGCCATTGGTTCCATGCTGATTCCGTGGCTTAAAAAATTGGGTTACCCAGCGCCGTTTGCTGCTGGCACATTGGCTGCAGCAGCAACCATTGACATTTTGATTCCACCTTCCATTCCAATGATTGTTTATGCATTGGTCTCTGGTGCTTCTATTGGTGCTTTGTTTGTAGCGGGCATTCTGCCGGGCTTACTGATGTGTGGCGGTTTCATGTTGGTTTGCTACGTACAAGGTCGTCGACGCAATTTCCCGCGTGACACATCGCCATTCGTTTGGCGGGAATTCGCCATTCAACTGCGTCAAGCCGGACCCGCTTTGGCCATGCCGGTGTTGATTATTGTCTTTTTGCGGTTTGGCATTGCAACGCCTACAGAGGTGAGTGTGATGTCAACGCTCTACGCTCTGCTGGTGTCAGGTCTGGTGTACAGCGATTTATCGTGGGCCAAGCTCAAGCATGCTGCTGTTGAAGCAGGTGTGTCTACTGGTGTTGTGCTATTGATCATCATGGCTTCCAGCGTGATTGGTTGGATTGTGACTTATGAGCAAATTCCAGCAGAGTTCACCAAATTTGCTACCGAGACATTGAAGTCACCTTGGTTGATCATTTTGGCCATGAACTTGATCATGCTTGCGACAGGTATGTTCATTGATCTGCCTGCTGCAGTGTTGTTGTTAACGCCCATGTTTGTGCCGCTCGCATCTGCTGTTGGCATGGATTCAATTCAGCTGGGCATCATGATGATCGTCAATCTTTCGATTGGTTTGTATCACCCACCCATTGGTACCACCTTGTTCATTACCAGCACCATTGCAAAAGTACGCATTGGTGATGTGGTGGTTGAACTGATTCCTTTCTACCTCGTGGCCATCGGCTTACTCTTGGGTTTTGCCTATTTGCCTTGGTTGACCATTTACTGA
- a CDS encoding TRAP transporter substrate-binding protein, with protein MKKISNFRRSVLVATLLSATAFAAFAQSAVKLTLGHGAAPGNPRHEASVKFAEVVKAKTNGRIDIQVAHSAQLGDDAAMVTAIRTGALDITANSQGAVAAAVPEYAAYGMPFMFSTPAQAFKVLDGPLGKELADKSAEKGMVVLGYWDNGIRHMTNSKRPITKVEDMKGLKMRTPPDAVLVDIMQALSADPQQIKFAELYVALQQGVVDGQENPLVNIHASKLYEVQKHLALTSHMFQMTPLLISKRTWDRLSEADRKVMQEAATEATALQRKLSQEADDKLLADLKAKGVQVTTVDKAAFAKATSKVDEKWLATPIAPYLKKVIAASR; from the coding sequence ATGAAGAAAATTTCGAACTTCCGCCGTTCAGTGCTTGTAGCAACTTTGCTGTCCGCTACCGCATTTGCTGCATTCGCTCAATCTGCTGTCAAACTGACTTTAGGTCATGGCGCAGCTCCTGGCAATCCTCGACACGAAGCATCGGTCAAGTTTGCTGAAGTGGTCAAGGCCAAAACAAACGGCCGCATTGACATCCAAGTCGCTCATTCTGCCCAGCTGGGTGATGATGCCGCCATGGTTACGGCTATCCGCACAGGCGCATTGGACATCACAGCCAATTCCCAAGGTGCAGTGGCTGCTGCAGTACCAGAGTACGCTGCCTATGGCATGCCTTTCATGTTCTCTACACCGGCTCAAGCGTTCAAGGTGTTGGATGGCCCTCTGGGCAAGGAACTGGCAGACAAATCTGCAGAAAAAGGCATGGTTGTGTTGGGATACTGGGACAACGGTATTCGCCACATGACCAACAGCAAACGCCCCATTACCAAAGTTGAGGACATGAAGGGCCTCAAAATGCGCACGCCACCCGACGCTGTTTTGGTGGACATCATGCAGGCGCTGAGTGCTGATCCACAGCAAATCAAATTTGCCGAGCTGTATGTTGCTTTGCAACAAGGTGTGGTGGATGGTCAAGAAAACCCATTGGTCAATATCCACGCTAGCAAGTTGTACGAGGTACAAAAGCATTTGGCTCTGACCAGCCACATGTTCCAGATGACCCCTTTGCTGATCAGCAAGCGCACATGGGATCGCTTGTCTGAAGCTGATCGCAAAGTGATGCAAGAAGCAGCGACAGAGGCAACAGCGTTGCAACGCAAGTTGTCACAAGAGGCTGACGACAAACTCTTGGCTGATCTGAAAGCGAAGGGCGTCCAAGTGACCACTGTCGACAAAGCAGCCTTTGCCAAAGCCACCAGCAAAGTGGACGAAAAATGGCTGGCAACACCCATTGCTCCTTATCTGAAAAAAGTGATCGCTGCATCACGTTAA
- a CDS encoding DEAD/DEAH box helicase family protein, producing MKKDYLPLSEALTLKVNESCIGLESGVADIYEMVSEATANLLRFWFLQDFVDLRRGLNFHTGQRQSILNTIYAHEVLSKTSLKDLYKTLAPDALVKDSLLTHVSQSKYNHPKYCLKMATGTGKTWVLQALMIWQIINKLENPSDLRFTKNFLLVAPGLIVYDRLLDALKGKVKDGVRNFDTSDIKIYSELFIPDNYREAVFSFVNNNTCEKREIGKKVTSNGLIAVTNWNALITEDDESEPEVDTYGVDIDPVAVIKDQLPIVPNTTAGNSLDVLDNKANKGGVLEYLKYLPDLMNFNDEAHHIHEVRKGGELTEVEWQKSLIAIAASKGERFIQVDFSATPYNQIGTGEKAKKAFFPHIISDFDLTEAIKLCLVKSIALDVRKEVNDLEDLDFKAERDEEGKVQLSEGQRKMLRAGLTKLRRLEEAFKLIDENRRPKMLVVCEDTKVTEKVVDFLIAEGLETEDVLGIDSGKKAELSEGEWKEVKEQLFNVDKHPKPRVIVSVLMLREGFDVNNICVIVPLRSSAANILLEQIVGRGLRLMWRGEDVYTEMRRENRELFDKGKEPKNLIDVLSIVEHPRYRDWYKQMLGNLVGEVSDDSSTTASGDLINVGLIDGYEEYDFQIPVILRDAEELIEEQVIHPKNLPPFKQMGIAELKSIIGKGDNWISTELQSETMFGNYKVSGSILNVEGYNDYLSRVTHRISYALSNPVEKGGRKNVNKPFIGFDTVKLAQAIDIYIRQYLFSSEFDPFADENWRVLLLRDVLDHIVRVTALAFSESFDKTFEEDAQVEHRLLSSVKTLTVSETSSIATVKSIYERLPFPKRSGGLELKFMEWCNKDSSVQAFCKLHEYKHDFLWLRYVKEDGMLGRYSPDFIVRCGTNVYLVETKAQSDVTKANVQRKLKAATLYCERINKLLPEQRNNEMWHYALVGEGIVEQYLKGNGLVSELLNYARVRQTSTADQQKLI from the coding sequence ATGAAGAAAGATTATCTTCCCCTCTCAGAAGCTTTAACGTTAAAAGTCAACGAATCTTGTATTGGATTAGAAAGTGGTGTTGCTGACATATATGAAATGGTAAGTGAAGCAACAGCAAACCTTCTTCGCTTTTGGTTCCTACAAGACTTTGTTGATTTACGTAGAGGCTTGAATTTTCATACTGGTCAACGTCAATCAATACTCAATACTATCTACGCACACGAAGTTTTAAGCAAGACTTCACTGAAAGATCTCTACAAAACGCTCGCACCTGATGCTTTGGTAAAAGATAGCTTGCTAACACACGTAAGTCAAAGCAAATACAACCATCCAAAATATTGCCTAAAAATGGCAACTGGCACAGGCAAGACGTGGGTCTTACAAGCACTGATGATTTGGCAAATCATCAACAAATTAGAAAATCCATCTGATCTCAGATTTACCAAAAATTTTTTGTTAGTCGCACCTGGTCTTATCGTTTACGACAGGTTGTTAGACGCTTTGAAGGGAAAGGTTAAAGATGGCGTTCGTAACTTTGATACATCAGACATAAAAATATATAGTGAGCTGTTCATACCAGACAACTACAGAGAGGCAGTTTTTAGCTTTGTAAATAACAACACGTGTGAAAAACGTGAGATTGGGAAAAAGGTCACAAGCAATGGACTAATCGCTGTGACAAATTGGAACGCATTGATAACTGAGGATGACGAGTCAGAGCCAGAGGTTGATACCTATGGAGTAGATATTGATCCAGTTGCTGTTATTAAAGATCAACTGCCTATAGTTCCTAATACTACAGCTGGTAATAGTTTGGATGTCTTAGACAACAAGGCAAATAAAGGTGGTGTACTTGAGTACTTGAAGTATTTACCAGACTTGATGAATTTCAACGATGAAGCACATCACATACACGAAGTTCGAAAAGGCGGCGAGTTAACAGAGGTTGAATGGCAAAAAAGTTTGATCGCTATTGCCGCTTCTAAAGGCGAGCGTTTCATACAAGTTGACTTTTCTGCTACGCCCTATAACCAAATAGGAACTGGTGAAAAAGCTAAGAAAGCATTTTTCCCTCACATCATTTCAGACTTTGATTTAACTGAGGCAATCAAATTGTGCCTTGTTAAAAGCATTGCTTTGGATGTGCGTAAAGAAGTCAATGACTTAGAAGATTTGGACTTTAAGGCTGAGCGTGATGAAGAGGGCAAAGTTCAGTTAAGTGAAGGTCAGCGAAAAATGCTTCGTGCTGGCTTAACTAAGCTAAGACGACTTGAGGAGGCATTCAAACTCATTGATGAGAATCGTCGCCCAAAAATGTTGGTTGTTTGTGAAGACACAAAAGTAACGGAGAAGGTCGTTGATTTTTTAATTGCTGAAGGCTTAGAAACAGAAGACGTCTTAGGCATTGATAGCGGCAAAAAAGCGGAACTAAGTGAGGGTGAATGGAAAGAAGTCAAAGAGCAACTCTTCAATGTAGACAAACATCCTAAGCCTCGTGTAATTGTTAGTGTGTTGATGTTGCGTGAAGGCTTTGACGTTAACAACATCTGTGTAATTGTTCCATTGCGTAGCTCTGCGGCAAACATTTTATTAGAGCAAATTGTTGGACGTGGCTTACGTTTGATGTGGCGTGGTGAAGATGTTTACACGGAGATGAGACGTGAGAACAGGGAGCTTTTTGACAAAGGCAAAGAACCTAAAAATCTGATTGATGTGCTGTCAATCGTTGAACACCCTCGTTACAGAGATTGGTATAAGCAGATGCTTGGGAACTTAGTTGGTGAAGTCAGTGATGACTCTTCGACAACAGCAAGTGGTGATCTGATCAACGTTGGGCTTATTGACGGCTACGAAGAATATGATTTTCAAATACCAGTCATTCTGCGTGATGCTGAGGAACTGATTGAAGAGCAAGTTATTCATCCAAAGAATCTGCCGCCTTTTAAGCAGATGGGAATCGCAGAACTCAAGTCAATCATTGGCAAAGGTGATAACTGGATTAGCACTGAGTTACAGAGCGAGACTATGTTTGGTAACTACAAAGTCAGTGGCTCTATATTGAACGTAGAGGGCTACAACGACTACCTTTCACGTGTGACTCATCGCATTAGTTACGCCCTATCTAATCCCGTAGAAAAGGGTGGTCGCAAGAATGTCAATAAACCATTCATAGGCTTTGACACAGTAAAGCTCGCACAAGCGATTGACATTTACATTCGCCAGTATTTGTTTAGTTCTGAATTTGATCCATTTGCTGATGAAAACTGGCGAGTGCTACTGTTACGTGATGTGCTTGATCACATTGTGCGTGTCACAGCATTAGCTTTTTCAGAAAGCTTTGACAAAACGTTTGAAGAAGACGCACAGGTTGAGCACAGGCTGTTGAGTAGTGTTAAGACCTTAACAGTTAGTGAGACTTCTTCAATTGCTACCGTTAAAAGCATCTATGAACGGTTGCCTTTTCCAAAACGAAGTGGCGGGTTGGAGCTTAAGTTTATGGAGTGGTGTAACAAGGACAGTAGTGTTCAGGCATTTTGTAAATTACACGAATACAAGCACGACTTCCTATGGCTTCGCTACGTAAAAGAAGATGGAATGTTGGGTCGCTACTCGCCTGACTTCATTGTGCGTTGCGGGACTAACGTTTACTTGGTTGAGACTAAAGCACAAAGCGATGTGACGAAGGCTAATGTTCAACGAAAGTTAAAGGCGGCTACGTTGTACTGTGAGCGTATTAACAAGCTTCTGCCAGAGCAACGAAACAATGAAATGTGGCATTACGCACTTGTGGGTGAGGGAATTGTTGAGCAGTATTTGAAGGGTAATGGTTTGGTAAGCGAGTTGCTTAACTACGCAAGAGTGAGACAGACATCCACTGCGGATCAGCAAAAGCTGATTTGA
- a CDS encoding alpha/beta hydrolase: MNNAVYYLTGMGGRLDAGLGQGLLSRGFEIAGRELVGEFRKLDFQQQVDLVVSDLQSNFWQEDARVIANSFGAYLFLHAQAQMEPYIGKVILLSPIVGEFSNEETRMNFIPPLADKLLQLAKANSFPIPKQCEVHVGSEDWQSNPANVTTFGSMLGIDVTVVPNAGHMLPKEYVGDLLDKWFN; the protein is encoded by the coding sequence ATGAACAACGCTGTTTACTACTTGACAGGTATGGGCGGTCGCTTAGACGCAGGCTTGGGGCAAGGCTTGCTAAGTAGGGGCTTTGAGATAGCAGGTAGAGAGTTAGTTGGTGAGTTCAGAAAGTTAGATTTTCAGCAACAAGTTGATCTTGTTGTTAGTGACTTACAAAGTAACTTCTGGCAAGAGGACGCACGTGTCATTGCCAACTCTTTTGGTGCCTACTTGTTCCTACACGCACAAGCACAAATGGAGCCTTACATTGGCAAGGTGATCTTGCTTTCTCCAATCGTTGGTGAGTTTTCTAACGAGGAGACACGAATGAACTTCATACCGCCACTTGCTGACAAACTTCTACAACTTGCGAAGGCAAACAGTTTTCCAATTCCAAAGCAATGCGAGGTTCACGTTGGCTCAGAGGACTGGCAGAGCAATCCCGCAAACGTGACAACGTTTGGCTCAATGTTGGGTATTGATGTGACGGTTGTTCCAAACGCTGGACATATGTTGCCAAAAGAGTATGTTGGTGACTTGTTGGATAAGTGGTTCAACTAA
- a CDS encoding site-specific DNA-methyltransferase: MSLLEKLPKIFERSRKIAEQILEESEGKQKISLLTREIVNPSRDVSINDLFSRLKSTDTNTVTNRLIYGDNLLAMSALLTGNDFNESIRGKLDLIYIDPPFDSKTDYRTRVKLPDCEIEQKPTVIEQYAYGDTWSEGTSSYLEMLIPRLFLMKEMLSNKGILAVHIGPSVSHYVKIILDEIFGKDRMLNEVIWQRRLGQSNADRKKMGVVVDSIFIYSMSEDYTFNPQYSFENGEAYVKERYTKVNKDGRRYKTDNLGNPAPRPNLRYEYKGCKPPPNGWAVSLETMMRMDAEDRLEFPAKPGGRLMRRQYLDEWKGKPIQSLWDDLPPINSQAVERIGFDTQKPERLIERIMNFFTVEGDYVADFFGGSGTTAAVAERMKRRWLITDLGKPACMVMRKRLIDMNAQPFIYQAIGDYQVETVKSTLGKRFGMGELAKIVLDLYGAIPLPVDNNPNKDRGYIGKTLVICDSPNKITGLPTLKKAQALRDQLMGGWDKVIVLGWNFASDIGHSVSQLQDSKIEVLVIPPDLMDRLRKRGSFEKLKNTIRFSSLQYLTAKQPVVTKGEEDLIEVELENYVLLSPEAINLDEDNRKKLQSIVNNDPLSLIEYWAIDVNYDGEIFRSVWQDYRGNTDKDRDDLHVVRKAVIKTDPLIGLRRICVRAVDVFGFESEVDFEV; encoded by the coding sequence ATGAGTTTGTTAGAAAAATTACCCAAAATATTTGAACGCAGTAGAAAAATTGCGGAGCAAATACTTGAAGAATCAGAAGGTAAGCAAAAAATTAGCCTATTGACACGTGAAATAGTGAATCCTTCACGTGATGTTTCTATCAATGATCTATTCAGTAGATTGAAAAGTACTGATACAAATACTGTTACAAACAGGTTGATTTATGGTGACAATTTACTTGCTATGTCAGCATTATTAACGGGTAATGATTTTAATGAAAGCATTAGAGGTAAATTAGATCTAATTTATATTGACCCACCTTTTGATTCTAAAACTGATTATCGAACTAGAGTCAAACTGCCAGATTGTGAAATTGAACAAAAACCAACAGTTATTGAACAATACGCATATGGAGATACTTGGTCTGAAGGAACTTCATCTTACTTAGAAATGCTGATACCACGTTTATTTTTGATGAAAGAAATGCTGTCAAACAAAGGAATATTGGCAGTACATATTGGACCAAGTGTTTCTCATTATGTAAAAATAATATTAGACGAAATATTTGGTAAAGATCGAATGCTAAATGAAGTTATTTGGCAGCGAAGACTTGGGCAGTCTAATGCTGACAGAAAAAAAATGGGAGTGGTAGTAGATTCTATTTTCATTTATTCAATGAGCGAAGATTACACATTTAATCCTCAATATTCATTTGAGAATGGAGAGGCTTATGTTAAAGAGAGATATACAAAGGTCAATAAAGATGGGCGACGATACAAAACTGATAATTTAGGAAACCCCGCTCCGCGTCCAAATTTACGTTATGAATATAAAGGGTGTAAGCCACCGCCAAATGGATGGGCGGTTTCATTAGAAACAATGATGCGTATGGATGCTGAAGATAGATTGGAATTCCCAGCTAAGCCTGGTGGCAGACTTATGCGTCGTCAATACTTAGATGAGTGGAAGGGGAAGCCCATTCAATCGTTATGGGATGATTTGCCGCCAATCAACTCACAAGCTGTAGAAAGAATTGGTTTCGACACACAAAAGCCTGAAAGGCTAATTGAACGAATAATGAATTTCTTCACAGTAGAAGGAGATTATGTAGCTGATTTTTTTGGTGGATCAGGTACTACAGCCGCAGTCGCTGAACGTATGAAAAGACGATGGCTAATAACTGATTTGGGTAAACCTGCTTGTATGGTAATGCGAAAACGTTTGATCGATATGAATGCTCAGCCGTTTATATATCAAGCTATTGGGGATTATCAAGTTGAAACGGTGAAAAGCACGTTAGGAAAACGTTTTGGTATGGGCGAACTTGCCAAAATTGTCTTAGATCTTTACGGGGCTATTCCATTACCAGTTGATAATAATCCAAATAAAGATAGAGGATATATAGGGAAAACATTAGTTATTTGTGATTCTCCCAATAAAATTACTGGATTACCTACGCTCAAAAAAGCACAGGCTTTGCGTGATCAGTTAATGGGCGGGTGGGATAAGGTTATTGTGTTAGGTTGGAATTTCGCATCTGATATTGGACATTCTGTTTCTCAATTACAAGATAGCAAAATTGAAGTTTTGGTTATACCGCCAGATTTGATGGATAGATTAAGAAAACGCGGAAGCTTTGAAAAATTAAAAAATACTATTAGATTTTCTAGTCTCCAATACTTAACGGCAAAGCAACCAGTTGTCACAAAAGGTGAAGAGGACCTTATCGAAGTTGAGCTTGAAAATTATGTGCTTTTGTCACCAGAAGCAATCAATTTAGATGAGGACAACAGAAAAAAATTACAAAGTATTGTGAACAATGATCCTTTGTCTTTGATTGAATACTGGGCGATTGATGTCAACTATGACGGAGAGATTTTCCGCTCTGTTTGGCAAGATTACAGAGGAAATACTGATAAAGATAGAGACGATTTACACGTGGTAAGAAAGGCTGTTATAAAAACTGATCCGTTGATTGGACTCAGAAGAATTTGCGTACGTGCTGTGGATGTATTTGGATTTGAGTCTGAAGTTGATTTTGAGGTTTGA
- a CDS encoding GIY-YIG nuclease family protein has translation MAETVYVLTNEAMEGLVKIGRTTTSVEQRIRELDNTSMPLPFQCFYAGEVANSALVEGKLHRIFADKRIRNNREFFRIDPNQVREAIQLAELRDVTPRYDVVVDAEDVQALKKAVATEERRTRLRFTELGIKTGSVLTFLKDNKITCQVVADGKVDFDGKVMSPSASALIAVKRLGYEWAAVSGSDYWEFEGETLTARRLRIEDEQE, from the coding sequence ATGGCTGAAACCGTTTACGTGCTCACAAATGAGGCAATGGAAGGTTTGGTAAAGATTGGGCGTACAACGACCAGTGTTGAGCAACGAATACGTGAACTTGACAACACAAGTATGCCTCTGCCGTTTCAGTGTTTTTACGCTGGTGAGGTTGCTAACTCTGCGTTGGTTGAAGGCAAACTTCATCGAATCTTTGCTGACAAGCGAATTCGCAACAACAGAGAGTTTTTTCGCATAGACCCTAATCAAGTGCGTGAGGCAATACAGTTGGCTGAATTGCGAGATGTAACACCTCGCTATGACGTTGTAGTTGACGCTGAAGACGTACAAGCATTGAAAAAGGCTGTTGCGACTGAAGAGAGAAGAACTCGTTTGCGATTCACTGAATTGGGAATAAAGACTGGATCAGTACTGACATTCCTCAAAGATAACAAGATAACTTGCCAAGTCGTTGCTGACGGGAAAGTTGACTTTGATGGAAAAGTAATGTCTCCAAGTGCTTCAGCTCTTATTGCTGTAAAGAGATTGGGATATGAATGGGCAGCTGTTAGTGGAAGCGATTATTGGGAGTTTGAAGGTGAAACTCTCACTGCCAGAAGATTAAGAATTGAGGATGAACAAGAATGA
- a CDS encoding SDR family NAD(P)-dependent oxidoreductase, with product MLLKDKVALITGGAGPNGLGFATAKLMAEHGAKVVIMDLSQADPVKAAATLGPDHMGVVGNVVKKQEVDDAVAQVIARYGRIDILMNNAGITQPRKTVEISESDYDAVLDVSLRGTLLVSQAVIPFMQKQRSGSIMSVSSVSAQRGGGILGGPHYSAAKAGVLGLTRAMARELGPDNIRVNAITPGLIATDISKGKLSEEQKDSIRQQIPLNRLGAAADVAGTCVFLASDLSAYCTGITLDVNGGMLIH from the coding sequence ATGTTGCTGAAAGACAAAGTTGCATTGATCACGGGCGGCGCTGGTCCAAATGGCTTGGGCTTTGCGACTGCAAAGTTGATGGCTGAACACGGTGCCAAGGTTGTCATCATGGATTTGTCGCAAGCCGATCCAGTTAAGGCTGCGGCCACTCTGGGGCCAGATCACATGGGTGTGGTGGGCAACGTCGTGAAAAAACAGGAAGTTGACGATGCCGTTGCGCAGGTGATTGCACGATATGGCCGCATTGACATTCTGATGAACAACGCTGGCATCACCCAGCCGCGCAAAACAGTAGAGATTTCTGAAAGCGACTATGACGCCGTTTTGGATGTCAGTTTGCGCGGAACTTTGCTGGTGTCACAAGCTGTCATTCCATTCATGCAAAAACAAAGGAGCGGCTCCATCATGTCGGTGTCATCCGTCTCTGCACAGCGTGGCGGTGGCATTTTAGGTGGACCCCACTACTCCGCGGCCAAAGCGGGCGTGTTGGGTTTGACACGTGCCATGGCCCGCGAACTGGGACCCGACAACATTCGTGTGAATGCCATTACGCCCGGCCTGATTGCCACTGACATCAGTAAAGGCAAGTTGTCCGAAGAGCAAAAAGATTCCATTCGTCAGCAAATTCCATTGAACCGTTTGGGCGCCGCTGCAGATGTAGCGGGTACTTGCGTGTTCTTGGCCAGTGACCTGTCTGCATATTGCACAGGGATCACGCTCGATGTGAACGGCGGCATGCTGATTCACTGA